A genomic region of Raphanus sativus cultivar WK10039 chromosome 6, ASM80110v3, whole genome shotgun sequence contains the following coding sequences:
- the LOC108810591 gene encoding uncharacterized protein LOC108810591: protein MAASLSRRVLRTFGSFTALGRSSYTTNASGNGLSSLPSHHLKCGMGLLSNRKLSTSILTPDDSFPHDLLSQNTVITPDRNIGQYQDLVIPVTNFQNEDKGFMVLAGDVFDVPVRKDIIHHVVRWQLAKRQQGTHSTKTISEVSGTGRKPWNQKGTGRARHGTLRGPQFRGGCVMHGPKPRSHAIKMNKQVRRLGLKIALTARAAEGKLLVFDDLALPTHKTKNIVNYYNQMENTKKVLVVEGGPIDEKLKLATQNLHYVNILPSIGLNVYSILLHDTLVMSRDAVNKIVERMHTPINR from the exons ATGGCTGCTTCACTCTCAAGAAGAGTTCTTCGTACTTTTGGATCTTTCACAGCTTTAGGACGCAGCAGCTACACGA CGAATGCATCTGGAAATGGTTTAAGCTCTCTTCCTAGTCATCATCTCAAG TGTGGAATGGGTTTGCTTTCGAACCGAAAGCTCTCCACTTCTATTTTGACTCCTGATGATTCATTTCCTCATGATTTACTGTCCCAAAACACCGTCATTACTCCAGACCGAAACATAG GACAATATCAAGACTTGGTCATTCCGGTGACAAACTTTCAGAACGAAGACAAGGGTTTCATGGTTTTAGCTGGTGATGTCTTTGATGTTCCTGTCAGGAAAGATATCATTCACCACGTCGTCAGATGGCAGCTTGCCAAACGCCAGCAG GGAACTCACTCGACCAAAACCATAAGTGAGGTTAGCGGAACTGGTCGAAAGCCATGGAACCAGAAAGGTACTGGTAGAGCTAGACATGGTACACTCCGTGGCCCGCAG TTCCGAGGTGGTTGTGTGATGCATGGGCCCAAACCAAGAAGCCATGCGATAAAGATGAATAAGCAGGTTCGAAGACTTGGTCTGAAGATAGCACTCACAGCTAGAGCCGCAGAAGGAAAA CTCCTCGTGTTTGATGATTTGGCATTGCCAACGCACAAAACAAAGAACATTGTGAACTATTACAATCAAATGGAGAACACAAAGAAAGTCCTCGTTGTAGAAGGCGGTCCTATCGATGAGAAGCTGAAGCTAGCCACCCAGAATCTTCACTATGTCAACATACTTCCATCAATA GGGCTTAACGTTTACAGCATTTTGCTCCACGACACGCTTGTGATGTCCCGTGATGCTGTGAATAAGATCGTTGAGCGTATGCATACTCCCATTAACCGTTAA